A genomic segment from uncultured Desulfuromonas sp. encodes:
- a CDS encoding multiheme c-type cytochrome has product MKVKQWFSFFVVLCSILLLTACGSNSGSGGDQSAAPAEDDLGSDTETGIQYVGTATCIGCHEDFSWSAEEVSEYLTGKHVNNYAGHYGYEYMVTEGCVDCHDPVGDSPEMMTLLDNPDLVTVGCENCHGAGGEHYGVGPIPVAEPGIDACAKCHDQLPDNHLEHHPEANFIATNFVASRHYTASVRNEAVCSRCHTDLGGRLYKDVTNKAQLEASVLPVESDEPVQCRTCHNPHNAGGLLFEEVEDHGHVVASGEYATCTSCHMSDSVTPDDEEWMYHEDVYYRIIADTHYDDPSTTSVVEGYVINPLNERACRDCHDVHSVEEIRSSSDTDTINDQWSYSGHAGKIGVVKKAVATAYSDMDLNRTLDQTLAIRESGASDDSSNGGFTHYDWDAGDRQSCQKCHTSTGFMNYAADPTTYDAANNDFSHLDGWAQDADTGDVTSSGQNELLYCWGCHSNNSGALRVSGAVTADYTMDGAAVVFPDSGASSICYVCHGGRGNNEVASTSSRFAGHHAPAATTLFSELTNVAYEYPGLDYSKPSYFAHDSLGSAEGTGPCVACHMNGEGANHVFAVANKDDVGAITSIRAENCVSCHDGEHALFVAVTQIGETHDIWNGTELVPTVVTQEHVDEAAEELEHEAEGYQQAGALLTDLLNNQNGLTNYTGAVISQNNALEADRGAFQNAKLPTDEKGGFAHNRYYVKRALFDAIDWAENGQIDGTISDYSAAYPNAISWLGTTRP; this is encoded by the coding sequence ATGAAGGTAAAACAATGGTTTTCATTTTTCGTGGTTCTCTGCAGCATTCTGCTGCTGACGGCCTGCGGAAGTAACTCCGGCAGCGGCGGCGACCAGTCGGCTGCCCCAGCAGAAGATGATCTGGGTTCGGACACCGAAACCGGTATCCAGTATGTCGGTACTGCGACCTGTATCGGCTGTCATGAGGATTTCAGCTGGAGTGCTGAGGAAGTCTCCGAATATTTGACTGGAAAACACGTCAACAACTATGCCGGACATTATGGTTACGAATACATGGTCACTGAAGGCTGCGTTGACTGCCATGATCCCGTTGGTGACAGCCCGGAAATGATGACCCTGCTTGACAATCCAGACCTGGTCACCGTGGGCTGTGAAAACTGCCACGGCGCCGGTGGTGAACACTACGGTGTCGGACCGATTCCGGTTGCGGAACCAGGCATTGATGCTTGTGCCAAGTGTCATGACCAACTACCAGACAACCATCTGGAGCACCATCCGGAAGCAAACTTTATCGCAACCAACTTTGTCGCCTCTCGCCACTACACGGCATCGGTTCGCAATGAGGCCGTCTGCTCACGCTGCCATACCGACCTTGGTGGCCGCCTGTACAAAGACGTGACCAACAAAGCTCAACTTGAAGCATCCGTCCTGCCGGTTGAGAGTGACGAACCGGTTCAATGCCGCACTTGCCACAACCCGCACAATGCCGGCGGCTTGCTGTTTGAAGAGGTTGAAGACCATGGCCATGTTGTTGCCAGTGGCGAATATGCAACCTGTACCTCTTGTCACATGAGCGACAGCGTTACCCCGGATGACGAAGAGTGGATGTACCACGAAGATGTTTACTACCGTATCATCGCTGACACTCACTATGATGATCCTTCAACAACATCTGTCGTCGAAGGTTATGTCATTAACCCCTTGAACGAGCGGGCCTGTCGCGATTGTCACGATGTGCACTCCGTTGAGGAAATCCGTTCCTCAAGTGATACCGACACGATTAACGACCAATGGTCTTATTCCGGCCATGCTGGAAAAATCGGCGTTGTTAAGAAAGCCGTCGCCACCGCCTATTCGGATATGGATCTGAACCGCACCCTTGATCAAACCCTTGCAATCAGAGAATCAGGCGCAAGCGATGACTCCAGCAACGGTGGTTTTACCCACTATGACTGGGATGCCGGTGATCGTCAAAGCTGTCAAAAGTGTCATACGTCAACTGGTTTCATGAACTACGCTGCTGATCCGACCACGTATGATGCAGCGAACAATGACTTCTCCCACCTTGACGGTTGGGCACAGGATGCGGACACTGGTGATGTCACCAGCTCTGGTCAAAATGAACTGCTCTACTGCTGGGGCTGCCACAGCAACAACTCCGGCGCATTGCGCGTCAGTGGAGCCGTCACAGCAGATTACACGATGGATGGCGCTGCTGTTGTCTTCCCGGATTCGGGCGCTTCAAGCATCTGCTATGTCTGCCATGGCGGTCGCGGCAATAACGAAGTCGCTTCAACCAGCAGCCGCTTTGCAGGCCATCATGCTCCTGCCGCAACAACCCTGTTCAGTGAGCTGACCAATGTCGCGTATGAGTATCCTGGTCTGGACTACTCCAAACCGTCTTATTTCGCTCATGACAGCCTCGGTTCAGCAGAGGGCACCGGCCCTTGTGTTGCGTGTCATATGAATGGCGAAGGTGCCAACCACGTATTTGCCGTTGCTAACAAGGACGACGTTGGTGCGATCACATCCATTCGTGCTGAAAACTGCGTCAGCTGCCATGACGGTGAGCATGCCCTGTTTGTTGCTGTAACCCAAATCGGTGAAACACATGACATTTGGAATGGCACCGAACTGGTACCTACCGTTGTAACTCAGGAGCATGTTGATGAAGCTGCCGAGGAGCTGGAGCACGAGGCCGAAGGTTATCAACAAGCAGGTGCCCTGCTGACCGATCTCCTCAACAACCAGAACGGTCTGACCAACTATACGGGTGCCGTCATCAGCCAGAACAACGCGCTTGAAGCGGATCGTGGTGCCTTCCAAAATGCAAAACTGCCGACCGACGAAAAAGGCGGCTTTGCCCACAACCGCTACTATGTCAAACGCGCACTATTTGACGCCATTGACTGGGCGGAGAATGGTCAAATCGATGGAACGATTTCAGACTACTCCGCAGCATATCCCAACGCCATCAGCTGGCTGGGAACGACCCGTCCGTAA
- a CDS encoding cytochrome c3 family protein: MKHTVLLFWTVMVVLVTSTAWATTFDHDEHVAILEGDACSTCHVADAESIVPDVKICLECHEATMVDDVTFAGLKTHDVTWSLSHRAAAKSKSMDCAACHQQNECLECHSAGFADEMGDFGNSMTNVHRSDFHVSHPIAARTNPQLCSSCHESSFCSDCHNDFRRGSLTGISHQRSFSSLTVGPTGPAHESFNESQCQICHVDSILPSHEWTSGHAREARKNLATCQACHPEGDVCIKCHSARSGLGINPHPKDWDDIDGRMLRASDGRTCRKCH, from the coding sequence ATGAAGCACACAGTATTGTTATTTTGGACCGTCATGGTCGTGCTGGTGACATCCACGGCCTGGGCCACCACCTTCGATCATGACGAACACGTCGCCATCCTCGAAGGCGATGCGTGCAGCACCTGCCATGTGGCGGATGCTGAAAGCATCGTTCCAGATGTCAAGATCTGCCTGGAGTGCCATGAGGCCACCATGGTGGATGACGTCACGTTTGCCGGGCTGAAAACCCATGATGTCACCTGGTCGCTCAGTCACCGTGCTGCGGCAAAAAGCAAGTCCATGGACTGCGCTGCCTGCCACCAGCAGAACGAGTGTCTGGAATGTCACAGTGCCGGGTTTGCCGACGAAATGGGTGATTTCGGAAACAGCATGACCAACGTGCACCGCAGCGATTTCCATGTGTCACACCCGATTGCGGCGCGCACCAACCCCCAATTGTGTTCCAGCTGTCATGAGAGCAGCTTCTGCTCCGACTGCCACAACGATTTCCGTCGCGGTTCATTGACGGGGATTTCGCATCAACGCAGTTTCAGCAGCTTGACTGTCGGTCCGACCGGTCCGGCCCATGAGAGCTTCAACGAATCACAGTGTCAGATCTGCCATGTCGATTCGATTTTGCCCTCCCACGAATGGACCAGCGGCCATGCCCGCGAGGCGCGCAAAAACCTGGCGACCTGTCAGGCGTGTCACCCTGAAGGCGATGTCTGCATCAAGTGCCACAGCGCTCGCAGCGGTCTCGGGATCAACCCCCATCCCAAGGACTGGGATGACATTGATGGAAGAATGCTTCGTGCCAGCGATGGCCGAACCTGCCGTAAGTGTCACTAA
- a CDS encoding cytochrome c3 family protein, protein MMCLAFAKRLSAGALLFSSLLLCASVSFGEITAVPLTDADCIKCHHQPSVDIRDHGGAHRDDMGCLGCHESHPPIGDAVIPECSDCHSRDDQSHFALDGCSNCHNPHAPGINDLSALNEPKKACLSCHEDVGKTMEKTPSLHSEQQCNDCHMQHGTDDGQFSTCIDCHDKHSPDMTYRDCLGCHQPHAPTIYQWSDDTPTQQCASCHADQVAELNTAGEAHASEVHCSECHTAHPPHEEGVIPSCGDCHAPGDHPHYKLDNCTACHRPHAPLKIDLTAVSPIKPVCVSCHATPQREMNEWPSAHGGMDCNECHQEHGDAMSCLDCHDGHNASMNYRDCLKCHQPHSPLALRFPQSGIKSDLCGSCHRGQFKQLSDNTTGHAEVECVFCHRRTHKVILSCDNCHGEPHDSSIHQHFPDCGHCHNGPHNLKN, encoded by the coding sequence ATGATGTGTCTTGCTTTTGCAAAACGTCTGTCGGCAGGTGCCCTGCTGTTTAGTTCGCTGCTGCTCTGCGCCTCTGTAAGTTTTGGCGAGATCACGGCCGTCCCGCTGACGGACGCCGACTGCATCAAGTGTCACCACCAACCCTCGGTAGACATTCGTGATCATGGTGGTGCCCACCGCGATGACATGGGCTGCCTTGGCTGCCATGAAAGCCATCCGCCCATCGGTGATGCCGTCATTCCTGAATGCAGCGACTGCCACAGCCGCGACGACCAGAGCCATTTTGCTCTTGACGGCTGTAGCAACTGTCATAATCCTCACGCTCCCGGCATCAACGACCTCAGCGCACTGAACGAGCCGAAAAAAGCCTGCCTGAGCTGCCATGAGGATGTCGGCAAGACCATGGAAAAAACGCCGAGCCTCCACAGTGAGCAACAGTGCAATGACTGCCACATGCAACACGGCACCGACGACGGTCAGTTTTCAACCTGTATCGACTGCCACGATAAACACAGCCCTGACATGACATATCGTGACTGCCTGGGCTGCCACCAACCGCATGCGCCGACCATCTATCAATGGAGCGACGACACGCCGACACAACAATGTGCCTCCTGCCATGCTGATCAGGTCGCCGAGCTGAACACCGCAGGAGAAGCTCACGCCTCAGAGGTCCATTGCAGCGAATGCCACACAGCGCATCCTCCTCATGAAGAGGGTGTTATTCCGAGTTGTGGTGATTGCCATGCTCCCGGCGATCATCCTCATTACAAACTGGACAACTGCACGGCTTGCCATCGTCCACACGCCCCGTTGAAGATCGATCTGACGGCCGTCTCACCGATCAAGCCGGTTTGCGTTTCCTGCCATGCAACCCCACAACGGGAGATGAACGAATGGCCGAGCGCGCATGGCGGTATGGACTGCAACGAATGCCATCAGGAACATGGTGACGCCATGTCCTGCCTAGACTGCCATGACGGCCACAATGCCAGCATGAACTATCGCGACTGCCTGAAATGCCATCAACCCCACAGCCCTCTGGCTTTACGCTTCCCGCAAAGCGGCATCAAATCAGACCTGTGCGGCAGTTGCCACCGCGGTCAGTTCAAGCAGCTGTCCGACAACACGACCGGACATGCCGAGGTCGAATGCGTCTTTTGCCATCGCCGTACCCATAAAGTTATTCTGAGCTGCGACAACTGTCATGGCGAACCCCATGACTCAAGCATCCATCAACACTTTCCGGATTGCGGACACTGCCATAACGGCCCGCACAATCTGAAAAACTAG
- a CDS encoding cytochrome c3 family protein, whose translation MKKTVAVIGLILAVGLFFTTTATAEETLTDADCVKCHINAVKDVAAHGAAHADMGCRDCHLEHPPLGDRVIPQCSLCHSPEETAHYTLENCVGCHYPHHPLDIDFTSLNNVKPACLSCHPEQGEEMAARPSMHSEQDCNACHNAHGLGKGQYQNCLDCHEGHSPTMTVKDCTLCHKPHSPKEVTYNDLPSELCAACHEDIAAMLAKSTKKHHEMTCSECHVDKHKTITPCIDCHGKPHGIMHEKYPTCVECHINPHALAE comes from the coding sequence ATGAAAAAAACTGTCGCCGTTATCGGCCTCATTCTGGCCGTAGGCCTGTTTTTCACCACCACTGCCACAGCCGAAGAGACACTGACTGATGCCGACTGTGTCAAATGTCATATCAATGCCGTCAAAGATGTTGCCGCTCACGGTGCGGCTCATGCCGACATGGGCTGCCGCGACTGCCATCTGGAGCATCCGCCGTTAGGTGACCGAGTTATCCCCCAGTGTTCGCTGTGCCACTCCCCCGAGGAAACCGCCCACTACACGCTGGAAAACTGCGTCGGCTGTCACTACCCGCACCATCCGCTTGACATCGATTTCACCTCTCTGAACAACGTGAAGCCTGCCTGCCTCTCCTGCCACCCCGAGCAGGGTGAAGAGATGGCCGCCCGTCCCAGCATGCACTCCGAACAGGACTGTAACGCCTGTCACAATGCTCACGGCCTGGGAAAAGGGCAATATCAGAATTGCCTCGACTGTCATGAAGGCCATTCGCCGACCATGACCGTCAAGGATTGTACCCTGTGCCATAAACCCCACAGCCCGAAAGAGGTCACCTATAATGACCTGCCGTCTGAGCTGTGTGCCGCCTGCCATGAAGACATTGCCGCCATGCTGGCAAAATCGACCAAGAAGCACCATGAAATGACCTGCTCCGAGTGTCACGTCGACAAGCACAAAACCATCACACCGTGTATTGACTGCCACGGCAAGCCCCACGGTATCATGCACGAAAAGTATCCGACCTGCGTTGAGTGTCATATCAACCCCCACGCATTGGCCGAATAA
- a CDS encoding O-acetylhomoserine aminocarboxypropyltransferase/cysteine synthase family protein codes for MEKSWSVETLAIQGGYRPESAQPRVMPIVQSTTFKYDNADHIASLFDLDCFDPMYTRLGNPTWAAFEQKIAQMEGGVGALATSSGQAASTLSILNICRSGQHIVTAGTLYGGTYSLFYNTLPKMGIEVTFVDPEASMEEIKSHFRPETRALFAETIGNPGLNVLDFEKFSAVAKEMQVPLIIDNTFGTPYLCRPFEHGADIVIHSATKYIDGHATSVGGVIIDGGKFDWTNGRYPEMTEPDSSYHGLRYTEKFGNMAYIIKARVQLMRDLGPSPSPFNTFMFNHGLETLHVRMQRHSENALAVAKRLEMHPKVKWVTYPGLPSHPSYERTQKYLPKGASGVLTFGIEGGVEAGRRFMESTKLIAMVVHVGDVRSCVLHPASTTHRQLSEEQQIASGVMPDLIRLSVGIENVDDIIADIDQALAVS; via the coding sequence ATGGAAAAATCATGGAGTGTAGAGACTCTGGCGATTCAGGGCGGCTATCGTCCCGAATCGGCCCAGCCACGTGTGATGCCGATTGTCCAGAGTACCACGTTTAAATATGATAATGCCGATCATATCGCCAGCCTGTTTGATCTCGACTGCTTTGATCCTATGTATACTCGCCTTGGCAATCCGACCTGGGCGGCGTTTGAGCAGAAAATAGCGCAGATGGAAGGGGGCGTTGGCGCCCTGGCCACCTCGTCGGGGCAGGCGGCCAGTACCCTGTCGATTCTCAATATCTGTCGCAGTGGTCAACATATTGTGACCGCCGGGACGCTCTATGGCGGGACCTATTCCCTGTTCTACAATACGCTGCCGAAAATGGGCATTGAGGTCACGTTTGTCGACCCGGAAGCCAGCATGGAGGAGATCAAGAGTCATTTCCGTCCGGAAACCCGTGCCCTGTTTGCCGAAACCATCGGTAATCCTGGCCTCAATGTGCTCGATTTCGAAAAGTTCTCTGCCGTCGCCAAAGAGATGCAGGTGCCGTTGATCATTGACAACACCTTTGGCACCCCTTATCTGTGCCGCCCGTTTGAGCATGGCGCCGATATCGTCATCCATTCCGCCACGAAATATATTGATGGACATGCCACCAGTGTTGGCGGCGTGATTATCGATGGTGGCAAGTTTGACTGGACCAATGGCCGTTACCCGGAGATGACCGAACCGGACAGCAGCTATCACGGCCTGCGTTATACCGAAAAGTTTGGCAACATGGCCTATATTATCAAGGCGCGTGTTCAGTTGATGCGTGATCTCGGCCCCAGCCCGTCGCCGTTCAACACGTTTATGTTTAACCATGGCCTGGAGACTTTGCATGTGCGGATGCAGCGGCACAGTGAAAATGCTCTGGCCGTGGCCAAGCGTCTTGAGATGCATCCCAAGGTAAAATGGGTCACCTATCCGGGGCTGCCGAGCCATCCCAGCTATGAGCGGACACAAAAGTATCTGCCAAAAGGAGCCAGTGGCGTATTGACCTTTGGTATTGAGGGAGGTGTAGAAGCCGGTCGCCGCTTTATGGAAAGTACCAAGCTGATCGCCATGGTGGTTCATGTCGGTGATGTTCGCAGCTGTGTGCTGCATCCGGCCAGTACCACCCATCGTCAGCTCAGCGAAGAGCAGCAGATTGCCTCCGGTGTCATGCCGGATCTCATCCGTCTGTCTGTCGGTATTGAGAATGTCGATGATATTATTGCTGACATTGATCAGGCTTTGGCTGTCAGTTAG
- the pepN gene encoding aminopeptidase N, which yields MTDKPQPTYLKDYTPYPFDLEWIELEFDLEPHQTRVQARTRFCRKSGVPEQTALALNGAGQTLVTVLLDDQPLTALDYREECGGLVLPDVPEQFVLTIVTELDPEANKALEGLYLSSGNFCTQCEAQGFRRITYFPDRPDVMTRYTTTIRADKKRFPVLLSNGNLLEHKDLDGSRHMTRWQDPFFKPSYLFALVAGDLVCCEDSFTTMSGREVLLQIYTEERNADKCDYAMVSLKKSMAWDEQRFGFEYDLDRFMIVAVDDFNMGAMENKGLNVFNSKYILARPETATDDDFLNIESVVGHEYFHNWTGNRITCRDWFQLSLKEGLTVFRDQEFSADMNSAAVKRIEEVRILQSHQFAEDSGPMAHPVRPESYVEINNFYTMTVYNKGAELIRMMQTLLGRDGFQAGIRLYVKRHDGQAVTTDDFVAAMEDASGVDLAQFRLWYSQSGTPVLKVESQYDAEQMRLSVTVSQSCPATPGQSDKQPFHIPLRLAILGRDGQLQPLHCDGVTAVAPVSELVLSVTKAQQTFHFDQVAEGAVLSVLRDFSAPVKLEMKTPYEDLAFLMAHDNDAFNRWNAAQRLAGHLLLDLVAAVRQGQTLTLDATFKEAFCCSLLDEQTDPSLLSLTLTLPLESYLAEQMEEVDPDAIFTAREFVRRQLAIELREELLAVYRRCDERGAYALTAQAVGRRRLKNLCLSYLAALAPEDDVVWALLIEQFSRAENMTDVSTALTLLADHDNRDSRQALETFYANWQDDPLVVEKWLSIQARSKREDCLEQVERLMGSPAFNLHNPNKVRALIGGFCQGNAVRFHDADGSGYDFLRRQVALIDPFNPQIAARLVSPLLRWPRYDVVRSELMKQALEHLHDSSRLSSDLYEMVSKGLNQEKGAE from the coding sequence ATGACAGATAAACCGCAACCGACGTATCTGAAAGATTATACCCCCTATCCGTTCGATCTTGAGTGGATTGAGCTTGAATTCGATCTTGAACCCCATCAGACGCGTGTTCAGGCCCGCACGCGTTTCTGCCGTAAAAGCGGAGTGCCCGAGCAAACCGCGTTGGCGCTGAATGGTGCAGGGCAAACGCTTGTCACTGTACTGCTTGATGATCAGCCTCTGACGGCTCTCGACTACCGCGAAGAGTGTGGCGGGCTGGTGCTTCCTGATGTTCCCGAGCAGTTTGTCCTGACCATTGTCACCGAGCTGGATCCCGAAGCCAATAAGGCACTGGAAGGTCTCTACCTGTCGAGCGGCAATTTTTGCACTCAGTGTGAGGCACAAGGGTTTCGGCGTATCACCTATTTCCCGGATCGTCCCGATGTCATGACCCGCTATACGACGACGATTCGTGCGGACAAAAAGCGTTTTCCGGTGCTGCTTTCCAACGGAAATCTGCTGGAACACAAAGACCTTGATGGTAGCCGTCACATGACCCGCTGGCAGGATCCGTTCTTCAAGCCGAGTTACCTGTTCGCCCTTGTCGCCGGAGATCTGGTGTGTTGCGAGGATTCTTTCACCACCATGTCCGGACGTGAGGTGTTGCTGCAGATTTATACTGAAGAGCGTAATGCCGACAAGTGTGATTACGCCATGGTGTCGTTAAAGAAGTCCATGGCCTGGGATGAGCAACGTTTCGGCTTTGAGTACGACCTGGACCGCTTCATGATTGTTGCCGTTGATGATTTCAACATGGGTGCCATGGAGAACAAGGGGCTGAACGTTTTTAACTCCAAATATATCCTGGCCCGTCCGGAGACGGCGACAGACGATGATTTTCTCAATATTGAGAGTGTCGTCGGTCATGAATACTTCCATAACTGGACCGGCAACCGTATTACCTGTCGCGACTGGTTTCAGCTCAGCCTCAAAGAGGGGTTGACGGTGTTTCGCGATCAGGAGTTTTCGGCGGACATGAACTCGGCCGCCGTCAAGCGGATTGAGGAAGTACGTATTCTGCAAAGTCATCAGTTTGCGGAAGATTCGGGACCGATGGCCCATCCGGTACGCCCCGAGTCCTATGTCGAGATCAACAATTTTTACACCATGACGGTCTATAACAAAGGCGCCGAACTGATTCGCATGATGCAGACTCTGCTGGGTCGCGATGGTTTTCAGGCCGGCATACGCCTTTATGTTAAACGACACGATGGGCAGGCGGTGACCACCGATGATTTTGTCGCCGCCATGGAAGATGCCAGCGGTGTTGATTTGGCGCAGTTCCGTCTCTGGTATTCCCAGTCCGGAACACCGGTGCTCAAGGTTGAATCACAGTACGATGCTGAACAGATGCGGCTGTCGGTTACTGTCAGCCAATCCTGCCCAGCAACGCCGGGACAGTCCGATAAGCAACCATTTCATATTCCACTGCGTCTGGCCATTTTAGGGCGAGACGGACAGTTGCAACCGTTGCACTGCGATGGTGTTACGGCGGTTGCCCCGGTAAGTGAACTGGTATTGTCCGTGACTAAAGCACAGCAGACGTTCCATTTTGACCAGGTGGCAGAGGGCGCTGTCCTTTCCGTCCTGCGTGATTTTTCCGCACCGGTTAAATTGGAAATGAAGACCCCGTATGAGGATCTGGCCTTTCTTATGGCCCATGATAACGATGCTTTTAATCGCTGGAATGCCGCTCAGCGTCTGGCAGGACACTTGCTGCTGGATTTGGTCGCTGCAGTACGTCAGGGGCAGACTCTGACACTCGATGCGACCTTCAAGGAGGCTTTTTGCTGCAGCTTGCTGGATGAACAGACCGATCCCTCTTTGTTGTCGCTGACCCTGACGTTGCCTCTGGAGAGCTATCTTGCGGAGCAGATGGAAGAGGTGGACCCTGATGCCATTTTTACGGCACGTGAATTTGTGCGTCGGCAGCTGGCAATCGAGCTGCGTGAGGAACTGCTTGCTGTGTACCGGCGTTGTGATGAGCGTGGCGCGTATGCACTGACCGCACAAGCCGTCGGCCGTCGTCGGCTGAAGAATCTCTGTCTTTCCTATCTGGCGGCACTGGCTCCGGAGGATGATGTCGTCTGGGCATTGCTGATCGAGCAATTCTCACGCGCAGAGAATATGACAGACGTCAGTACCGCGCTGACCTTGCTTGCCGATCACGATAATCGTGACAGTCGACAGGCTCTGGAAACCTTTTATGCCAACTGGCAGGATGATCCTCTTGTGGTCGAAAAATGGCTGTCGATTCAGGCGCGCTCAAAACGGGAAGACTGTCTGGAGCAAGTGGAACGACTGATGGGGAGTCCGGCCTTTAATCTGCACAACCCCAATAAGGTGCGTGCGCTGATTGGTGGCTTCTGCCAGGGGAACGCCGTGCGTTTTCATGACGCCGACGGTAGCGGCTATGATTTCTTGCGCCGACAGGTGGCCTTGATTGATCCTTTCAATCCGCAGATTGCCGCACGTCTGGTGTCGCCCCTGTTGCGCTGGCCGCGTTATGATGTCGTTCGCAGTGAACTGATGAAACAGGCTCTGGAACACTTGCATGATTCGTCACGGCTGTCGTCGGATCTCTATGAAATGGTCAGTAAGGGACTCAATCAGGAGAAGGGGGCCGAATGA